The Pongo abelii isolate AG06213 chromosome 21, NHGRI_mPonAbe1-v2.0_pri, whole genome shotgun sequence genome has a window encoding:
- the INSM1 gene encoding insulinoma-associated protein 1 yields the protein MPRGFLVKRSKKSTPVSYRVRGGEDGDRALLLSPSCGGARAEPPAPSPGPGPLPPPPPAERAHAALAAALACAPGPQPPPPGPRAAHFGNPEAAHPAPLYSPTRPVSREHEKHKYFERSFNLGSPVSAESFPTPAALLGGGGGGGGGGASGAGGGGTCGGDALLFAPAELKMGTAFSAGAEAARGPGPGPPLPPAAALRPPGKRPPPPTAAEPPAKSVKAPGAKKPKAIRKLHFEDEVTTSPVLGLKIKEGPVEAPRGRAGGAARPLGEFICQLCKEEYADPFALAQHKCSRIVRVEYRCPECAKVFSCPANLASHRRWHKPRPAPAAARAPEPEAAARAEAREAPGGGSDRDTPSPGGVSESGSEDGLYECHHCAKKFRRQAYLRKHLLAHHQALQAKGAPPAPPAEDLLALYPGPDEKAPQEAAGDGEAAGVLGLSASAECHLCPVCGESFPSKGAQERHLRLLHAAQVFPCKYCPATFYSSPGLTRHINKCHPSENRQVILLQVPVRPAC from the coding sequence ATGCCCCGCGGCTTCCTGGTGAAGCGCAGCAAGAAGTCCACGCCCGTGTCCTACCGGGTCCGCGGCGGCGAGGACGGCGACCGCGCACTGCTGCTCTCGCCCAGCTGCGGGGGCGCCCGCGCCGAACCCCCAGCGCCAAGCCCGGGCCCCgggccgctgccgccgccgccgcccgcggaGCGCGCCCATGCAGCGCTCGCCGCCGCGCTGGCCTGCGCGCCTGGGCCGCAGCCGCCCCCGCCGGGCCCGCGGGCCGCGCACTTCGGCAACCCCGAGGCTGCGCACCCCGCGCCGCTCTACAGTCCCACGCGGCCCGTGAGCCGCGAGCACGAGAAGCACAAGTACTTCGAACGCAGCTTCAACCTGGGCTCGCCAGTCTCGGCCGAGTCCTTCCCCACGCCCGCCGCGCTGCTCggagggggcggcggcggcggcggcggcggcgcgagCGGAGCTGGCGGAGGCGGCACCTGCGGCGGCGACGCGCTGCTCTTCGCGCCAGCCGAGCTCAAGATGGGCACGGCGTTCTCGGCTGGCGCCGAGGCGGCCCGCGGCCCGGGCCCCGGCCCCCCACTGCCCCCTGCCGCCGCCCTGCGGCCCCCGGGAAAGCGGCCCCCGCCCCCCACCGCCGCGGAGCCGCCCGCCAAGTCAGTCAAGGCCCCGGGCGCCAAGAAGCCCAAGGCCATCCGCAAGCTGCACTTCGAGGACGAGGTGACCACGTCGCCCGTGCTGGGGCTCAAGATCAAGGAGGGCCCCGTGGAGGCGCCGCGGGGCCGCGCGGGGGGCGCGGCGCGGCCGCTGGGCGAGTTCATCTGCCAGCTGTGCAAGGAGGAGTACGCCGACCCGTTCGCGCTGGCGCAGCACAAGTGCTCGCGCATCGTGCGTGTGGAGTACCGCTGCCCCGAGTGCGCCAAGGTCTTCAGCTGCCCCGCCAACCTGGCCTCGCACCGCCGCTGGCACAAACCGCGGCCCGCTCCCGCCGCCGCCCGCGCGCCGGAGCCGGAAGCCGCAGCCAGGGCTGAGGCGCGGGAGGCACCCGGCGGCGGCAGCGACCGGGACACGCCGAGCCCCGGCGGCGTATCCGAGTCGGGCTCCGAGGACGGGCTCTACGAGTGCCATCACTGCGCCAAGAAGTTCCGCCGCCAGGCCTACCTACGCAAGCACCTGCTGGCGCACCACCAGGCGCTGCAGGCCAAGGGCGCGCCGCCAGCGCCCCCGGCCGAGGACCTACTGGCCTTATACCCTGGGCCCGACGAGAAGGCGCCCCAGGAGGCGGCCGGCGACGGCGAGGCGGCTGGCGTGCTGGGCCTGAGTGCGTCCGCCGAGTGCCACCTGTGCCCAGTGTGCGGGGAGTCGTTCCCCAGCAAGGGCGCCCAGGAGCGCCACCTGCGCCTGCTGCACGCCGCCCAGGTGTTCCCCTGCAAGTACTGCCCGGCCACCTTCTACAGCTCGCCCGGCCTTACGCGGCACATCAACAAGTGCCACCCATCCGAAAACAGacaggtgatcctcctgcagGTGCCCGTGCGCCCGGCCTGCTAG